The following are encoded in a window of Schistocerca nitens isolate TAMUIC-IGC-003100 chromosome 9, iqSchNite1.1, whole genome shotgun sequence genomic DNA:
- the LOC126204162 gene encoding cuticle protein 7-like, protein MIRGQILAALLLLGIAAKCQQALCGHAHSYAHQTGPVVGPAHPVTVGHAGFGGYGHGHGGHSVDYVAYPKYEFEYGVSDGHTGDHHFQKEHRDGDVVTGEYSLKEPDGSVRTVKYHADKSGFHPVVHHSHHGYGAGFGAGAGGYGHGHSYY, encoded by the exons ATATTGGCAGCACTGTTGCTGTTGGGGATTGCTGCAAAGTGCCAGCAGGCGCTGTGCGGCCACGCCCACTCCTACGCCCACCAGACGGGCCCCGTGGTGGGTCCCGCCCACCCAGTCACTGTGGGGCACGCCGGTTTCGGGGGATATGGACACGGACACGGAGGACACAGTGTGGACTACGTG GCATACCCGAAGTACGAATTCGAATACGGGGTGTCTGACGGTCACACAGGGGACCACCACTTCCAGAAGGAGCACCGCGACGGAGACGTCGTGACTGGCGAGTACTCGCTCAAGGAGCCGGACGGCAGCGTGCGCACCGTCAAGTACCACGCCGACAAGTCCGGCTTCCACCCCGTCGTGCACCACTCTCACCATG GCTACGGCGCTGGATTTGGCGCCGGTGCTGGCGGTTACGGACACGGTCACAGCTACTACTGA